In the genome of Polaribacter atrinae, one region contains:
- a CDS encoding acetyl-CoA carboxylase biotin carboxyl carrier protein subunit, with amino-acid sequence MKKPYQITVNNTFDFKIDKKDILNLDSLKISDSEFHVLYNNISYKTEITKANFQEKSYAVKVNNTVYHISILDELDILIKEMGFEIGSIKEVKEIKAPMPGLILDITVSVGSEVKEDDTLLILEAMKMENALTSPRAGIIKSISVAKGDTVDKNQLLIEFE; translated from the coding sequence GTGAAAAAACCTTACCAAATAACAGTAAATAACACGTTCGATTTTAAGATTGACAAAAAAGATATTTTAAATCTAGATTCCTTAAAAATTTCAGATTCAGAATTTCATGTCCTATATAATAACATATCGTACAAAACAGAAATCACAAAAGCCAATTTTCAAGAGAAATCATATGCTGTAAAAGTGAATAATACAGTGTATCATATCAGTATTTTAGATGAATTAGATATCCTTATCAAAGAAATGGGATTCGAAATTGGTAGCATAAAGGAAGTCAAGGAGATTAAAGCTCCTATGCCAGGATTGATCTTAGATATTACTGTTTCAGTTGGCTCGGAAGTAAAAGAAGATGATACCCTTTTAATACTAGAAGCCATGAAAATGGAAAACGCTTTAACATCACCAAGAGCTGGAATTATAAAATCGATTTCGGTTGCAAAAGGTGATACTGTAGACAAAAATCAACTTTTAATAGAATTTGAATAA